Part of the Oreochromis aureus strain Israel breed Guangdong linkage group 20, ZZ_aureus, whole genome shotgun sequence genome, taaaatagagTTTCCCTTTGACAGCACGACTCTGGTTACTGTATGTGTTGTGTTATTCGTTCATACATGTCTCACAAGTTCGACTCTGCTCTGACTGCAGCACTGCAAACAGCATGAAAAGCAGGAAGGCTGCTGGAGGTGGTGTGCCAAAAAGTGACTTagttttatatatcctttatttatccagctAAAAAGTCTCAttgataataattaattaattaatttacttatttttaacaACTCTAACAACACAGTTCTATAAGATAAATTAAGTGTGCAAAAAGGACTGGTTTGATCGTAATGTAGGTACTGTTTCttcattttatatataaccTCTTCATTCATCCTGTTGACTACAGTATTTTTACCATTATAGGCAAAGTTATTACACATAACAAACCTACACAGAAACATCacttttagcacaaatactccTGATACATGTGGAGTTTCTGGACTCTGCGTATAAGCCAACAGCATTTTTAAGTGCGCACAATTTGTTCTGCACTTTGAGCAGATCACGTGAGGGTGGTGCTTTGCTACATCCTCCTGTAATTTATGTTAATTATCTGCAGAATTTCAAACCAGTTCAGTGAAGTATATGAAACAGCTTGCGTGGATGAAGGAATACCCATTAACTTCAAAGAGAAGAATCCTCTCACAGTGCGTTATGTCCAcataattatattattatagcACATAAGAGCTTGGACTGCCACTCACTAACTGTTACATTATTTATGAGGTGAAAATGTGCGATGTACATTTCCTTGCTGAGATGCAGCACAGCACTGTGCGCGGTGTTGCCTGCGTGCTAGATCCATTACGGTATTCACGGCTCTTGCAGTGGAGCAGAGGAGCCTGATGGATGCAGAGATAAAAAGCAGAACGAGGACAAGGGAAGCGCAGATTGCTACAAATGCAGACTACAGCAGCAGCTTCTTTTTCACTATAGCAAAGAGCAgtatccagatttttttttttaagtcttattcttttttttgtatctcTTACCTTCAGCCTGGCTGAAGTTATCTTTGAATTCCTTCAGTACAGATTTCATGTGCAGGCATAGTGTTTGTTTCAAGTCACAGGAGCTTTTTTCATCATGTTGAGGAAGAGCTCAGAGCGGCTGAAGGGAGACAGAGAGGTCCTCCTGGATCTGGATACTAGGGCTGAAGCACAAAGCACAGAGAGCTATGGGAGTCTGCAGAATGGGAGCTTTATCCCTCCACGATATGTAAGCTCTGCTTTACTTATTTCCTACAATACTGCAGTGTGATATCTCTTCAGCTCGCATAAATCTATAAAATAGCATCACTGTCACACAGCAGGTATTCATTATTCTGTTCCCTTTTAGCCTCACTGATTTCTCAGAGATGTGGCAGTGAGTCTTGAGGGGTTTTACCCTTCATGTAATATAAACATGAACACAAGGTACTGTAAGGACACTGATAATGGCTTGTGGTGAGGCCTGACTTTACTGCACTGAAAGATTGTTTTCCGCTCATCTTTCTGGTGTCATTACTGCAAAGTGGAAACATGTACTAGCACAAGAATTAAACCTCTCCTCAAAGCCAATTAAACATTCATACACCGAGCGAAAAGGTTCAAATGCAGAAAAGTGAGCAGAGTTTTCGTCATGTGCTTTACAGAGTTTCATGATATATTAATGGTGGCTCCACTGTCAGTTTTCAGCTGCAGCTGCTGATGGAGATATGGATGGCGATGATCCCATTTATATGCAGTCTACTACAAGAAGTAAGCAACCAGTGCCACAGTTGGGGAATTACTTCAGAGACGGGAGAACTAAGATTGGTAGGTTTCATCAGCTCAGCGGTAGGTAGACAAAGTCATTCGTTCATTTAACCTTTCACTCCTCTGGTCTGGGGTGCAGACTTCGTGCTGGTGTGGGAGATTCGTTCGCGGAGGAAGCGGCGAGAGAAAGGGACAAATATGGCTACCAGTGAGGAGGGGGAAGCCGTTCCCACTGAAGAGAGCAGCAGGTCTGAACGAAGGAAAGCACAACTGGCTCAGTGGAGAGAGAAGTTTGTTCAGAACCTGGAGAGTGTTGGCTTGGTCATGGAAAAGGTGATGGGGACAAGATTAAAGATTATTTATcttattattaaattataaattattaatTCTTTTCCTGACTTGTTGATTAAACATCTTCTTTGCCGCCTCTCTTTACTTGTAGGAGGAAACTGCAAATGAAAAGAAGACCATACACTTTCTCAAAATTAGCGCCCCCTGGGATGTGTTAGTGTGTTATGCTGAGGAGCTTTGCCTTAGAGCTCCACTGCAAGTAAGTACAGCTATTTATGGCTAGATAGGTTTAATTTAAAGTTATATGTTACATTATGTTAAACCCAGttgataataatactaattttgggAATAAACAAGGACAGCTTAATATGACAAAACACACTGATGTTTACCAGGTAAAGTCTTTACTATCTCACTTTTCTGTTTAAtaatgcaaacattttctgaTGATCTCTTAATACAATGAAAACCTGTCGTAACTTTTCACTCAGAACCAAAAATGTGCATCTTATGCTGTTCTACAGTGATAGAAGGAGGTcacctgtgtctgtgtttgtgtcccaGGCACAGCAGCATCTAGACCTCAACACATCTGCTCGGGTACTGAGTAAACTATGCATACCTAATGTAATGACGGAGTCAGTGCCAAACAGGCCTCTGGACTATTACACATGTGCCTTTCGCAAGTCAAAGATGAGCAGGTGAGTTAACTTCTGCAAACAGTTGGATCAGATCACTGCTGCGTGTTTTGCTGAATGTACGCCTTTCTTCAGATTCCTTGGCTGGGAAGATCAGGATACATATTTCACAAACACGCAGAGGCACCGTGTTGTAAGTAACACAAATGGGACAATAGCAGTATACTGAATGTATCGGATGTATATTTGAACTAACAGACTAAGAGTTTTATTTCAGGTCTATGAGATTCTTGCCAGGACAGCATATGGCAAAAGGAAGAAGGCTGAAGTCGGAGTGGACAGACTGTTAAATGAAGGGGCGTACACAGCAGCTTTCCCGCTGCATGAGGTGAGTTATTTTTATCTGTTCTGTACACTGAACTGtgtcattttctctttctcattagcagcatgtttgtttctctttagGGTCCCTTTCAGCTTCCAAAGCACGAGGTCAAACCTGACGAGCTGAACCAGAGGCAGGTTCTCTACTACTACTGGGCCCGCTGGTGCAAATGGTACAAGTATCAACCACTGGACCATATCAGGGAGTACTTTGGAGAGAAGATTGCACTCTACTTTGCCTGGCTGGGTAAATTTATATTCTTATTTCTGTTGTTCAAAAAATTGGCTCAGATAAAAAGCCCACTCCTTCCTCTATTACTGAATCCAGACCAGATGGTATCACAATAACTGAtaatattaattaaatatttagattttgtcAATAATGCTCAAATGAAAACATTGTAAATATCTGTGCAACTGTTCAGGTTTTCTCCCTGTCGACAGGTAATTTGAGTTTAATTAACTGGTCAACGTAAGCTTTCGATTGATTTCCCAGTAATTTTATTACCATGAAGCACAAACTAAAGCAGTTTTTGCAGATTATTTGGTTGAAATCAATTTTAGTAGCTAACTATaattttattacaattctggtgatttgatttgagtcTGATGGGGGCCAAAGCTTTCactatttagaaaaaaaacctgctgttcattttaataaatgagaaATACTTGGAGTCTGTATTACACGCCAGAGTCATTTAACATGATTAGAAATGGATCAAAACTAATACAGGACAATAGGCAGAGTGCTCACATAAATAACATACTGTATAAAACAGCAATCTAAGCTACAGCCTCCTGGCATTGACTCCACAGTGAGTTGCATctattacttttttctttctttcttttttcacaaaAAGAGACAAGTGGAAACTATTTTTTAGCAGTGAAATTCTTTTATGAATCTCTGTTAAGAGGAGGGTGTAGCATATGCAAAGAGGCTATACCTGAGCTTGAAACCATCATTGTCAGGATGAAAGTCATCACTGCAGCTGAAACTGAACATCAGTCTTGCATCAGCTGAGAGCTGCAGTCTAATGGAGCTTTTTGTCTCTGCAGGTTTCTACACAGCCTGGCTGCTGCCGGCAGCAGTGGTCGGGACTCTGGTCTTTGTGTCTGGAGTGATGTCCATGGGTACCAACACACCAGCGTGAGTTTGCATCATGTATACATAGCATGTGTTTAATTGTGTaacacaaaataatttaaatgaagaaatgcTGCATTACAGAAACGACACAGCTAGTCATGTGTGACTGCACTCACTTAGATGAAGTATTGTGGtatagttgttaaagttttacaCACAGGGGTCAGTTTAAGCAGGCAGCTTAAACACAAGTGAAGCAACCACCGTTTTaatagacacaaaaacatggatCTTGTCTTTAATAATGTATaacataaaaatcaaacaaacaggaaacccTCATACAAAGTTATGCCAACCTCAAACCGGCTTTGATGTGTCAGAATGTCAGTAATAAGGTGGAGTCAGTCTGCTTTGAGTTTGCAAATGAATGAGGTCAAGTTGACAGTTACATGCACTCTGTGAGTCCAGTCAGATTGTTATAGATTTGAATTAGAAATTTCCCTGCAAATAGTGACATAGTTGTTGCAGGATGGTGATTTCACTGCAAAATATTATAGGCGTTCAACAACCTCGCTTTTATTTAGGAATATAACCCAGTCGAGTTGCGCTAATCAGTGCAGGCTCACTCAAACTGATTGCAGCATGTtggcaatctgtctgcatttataactTTATTTGTAAACCTTTGCCAGTCTGTCTGAGACTCAGATCAGACCGAATCAGACCGCGATTGTTTGGAGACAAGTTGTCTCCCACCAGGTGCAATCGCCTTGTGATTGAAAAGGACTAGTTGCAACTAGTTGCTAACGGTTGCCAAATGTGAAAAAATCCAATGCAGTCATCGGGCAACTATTGATCACCCAGCCCCCCACCTGCCTTCAGCCATGAACAATCTCCCATAGTGAGATCCCTCAATGGAGTTTCAGATGGTAACCAGACATTATGTTtaataaacattaaacatacTTATGCACTGACCTGCTGGGTATTGTATCGCTATTGATAGTGATTCAGCTGAATTTAATGCGCATCCACACagctaataataaaaataaatgggaCTAATCATTGTCAGTCAGCTGCTGCCTGCAGTGGCTTCTTAGAGTCTTATTGATTCAGTGAAGCTGCTGGAATTGGTGCCGTTGTGCCTGTTCAGAAACGCATAGTAAAAACCTTACTGATGTCCAACATAAGAGCCAAAGTTCAGCGCTGTACTTAATGTGCACATATGAGATTAGCATTGATTTCTTCTTAGAAAGAAGGCAAATAAATGTGTTATAACTTTTGTTTTAAGGGCTGCCACAGTTTCCCGGAAATTAAACTCCACCTACAGACTCTCTCAAACAAGCACAACTTTAGATTCAAATATTTCAAAGCACAGCGTACTCTGCATAAAGACTCGCTTCATAACTATACAATCTACATGTGGGATGTCTGCGCCCGGTTTGTCATACATTATGTATTAAGAGTTGGCTCTCCTTTATGGTTTTTCTTCTCAGTGTAAGTGTAGCCTAGATTGTGTAGAGTAATATTGCCTCTGTAACTGTTTACCAATCTTTTTCTGGCTTCATTTCTTAGAGACAAGTCGATATCCTAGGAAAGAGAGTCTGTGGCAACAAGAAAAAGCAGCCATCTCTAATGGACAATTAGTGCAGAATAATCctcctatttaaaaaaaaaggaggaaatagATCTCGCTGTCAGTCCAGACTTTATTTGTAGCAGATCCCATGTGTAGTCAGGGTTTCAGTGACTCATTCTATGACTGTAATAAAGGAAAGAGCAGTAGCTTTGTTTCCCGGCAGGAGGTTAGGAGAATGCTTTCCACACCGCTTATCTGTTCCCTGGAAGCAGTACGTAATAGGTATATGTGCAGCCTTTACATCCATTAGAGTTAATTCTCCCAATCCTTTAGCTCCCACACTGATCATTATTTGGCCTCACATATCTGTGAGGCCAAATACGTGTTGctttaaaacctgtaatttgTGTTATCTCAGGTGTAACTAATCTGTGTCAGTATGTCTGTCAACAGGGAGGAAATCTGTAACAGTGGAGCTAGCTATACCATGTGTCCACTCTGCAAAACATGTAAGGCCTGGAACATGTCTGAGATCTGCACCTTGACGAAGGTACCAAGCTTTTTGTGGTGAACAAATCGCTGACTCTGCAAAAAAAGACTTGAACCTAATGGTTGTACCTTTCTCTGTTGCAGCTGGGATACTTATTTGACCATCCAGGTACAGTGTTTTTCAGTGTGTTCATGTCATTCTGGGCTGTAACCTTTCTGGAGTACTGGAAGAGAAAAATGGCCACTCTGGCACATCACTGGGACTGTATGGACTTCCATGAAGAGGAGGTATTGGTTGCTTTCAGTATGAGTGTGATCATACTGGTCTTATTCAGTTTAGAGCTCTTAGGTCTGTCATGATTATAGATCCAGTAATACAATTATGGGCATCATGACTGGTTACACTTGTTTGCCACAgggattctgtttttttaatattttattttaacctttgCACAAGGAAGTTTCAGTTTTGTACAGAGTAAACAAAGTAAACAACAGAGCAAAGACTAAAGTTACAGACCAATCTGTGAACCGGACAAAGCCGATGAAGAGTGTGTCCAGTGATGATGGTCGCTGTGTCGTCACTGTTTTCTTTAAGGAGCGTCCCCGGCCGGAGTTTGCAGCCATGGCCCCTACTATGGAGCAAAATCCAGTGACTGGGGTCAAAGAGCCATACTTTCCTGAAAAAACCAGGCTGTCTCGCATGTTCACTGGCTCCATGGTTATCATAATGATGGTGAggctatttaaaatattttacatactgtactgctgttttgttgtttttgtatttcagtAAAAGAAATACTCGAGGTCCATTTTAACACTATGCATTATGTTTAGTTTGGCACAATGCAGGTTCTTAAACGGTTTAATTACCACTATTATtgtcacactgtaaaatgtcTTTCTAATACAACAGATCCAGATCCGCTCCCGAACAACAGACTCTCTTTTCTCATCATTAATCTCATTACACGTGGTTTCAGTAAGGAGTCTCGGTTTCTCTTGAGCTTTTGCTTTTGTGATTGTGTTGAGAAATAGAGGTGGGGTTAACACCTTTGTGCCATTCCAGTAAATCCTGCATTGTTAACTGAACCCTTTTTTAATAATGAATCCAGGTCACATGCCCACAGGGCCAGATATGATCCCATCATCTCATCCACGCACTTTATGCTGTGTCCAAGATTCACTTCTTTGTAGATGCAGATCTGAGGATCATTTTTCCTACACCCTTCTTTTGATGATAGTATTAGAGAtggaaattttttaaaattctaattCTCTTCCTTGTTCAGTGGAAGGAGTGCTGGAAACGTACTGATGTTGTGATAGTTATGAAttttgatataaggaatgaatTTGTCTGCAAGTTAATTTCCCGAAACTGAAAGGAATAGAATTCACTATCAGACAAAGCAAAGAAATGAAGATCATGGAAAAAATGATTCAGCTGTTACTAAATTTTATGGGAATAATACCTGATCCAAGCTCTTGTTGGAAGCTCTTGTTGGCTTGCCAGTTTCTAGAAAAATCCTACTACTGAATGCTACTGACTTAGGAAAGCATATGCATATCTAGCACTTTCGATTAAAGCCGTCttttaaaaactttgtttgTGCTCTGAAAGATGTCAGTCAGGATGCAACAGACATGGATCAGTTTTATGATGAGCCTCATGAGAGCCGCATCCAAAATATGTCATCTGACAATGAGAATGCTGGACTCTTGACTTCTTGATCTTAGACTCTGCTGCGTGGTGTCGATGATGAGAGCAGACCTTCGTGTGCCTCTGGCTGTGTGGAGCATATTATGTTGCAGATAAAGGTGTGCTTTTCCCCTCTTCTCTCAGCTGTGTGTGGTGATGATCTTCCTGGTGACGGTGGTCGTGTGCCGTGGTATCATCAGTGTGGTGATATTTCATTCTGGGAGCCCTGTGCTGCGGACAGAGGTACGTTACAGCTGTTTTGTGCtttgcacaaagaaatactaCAAACACATAGGAGCTTTTTTCCAAAACTGTTACTAAGAAGAGAATgcaattattaaattatttacaATTATCGCAATCACATTTTAATAtaacatttttagttttttgggcaacacagtggtgcagtggtgGTGGAATCCACTGGCCAGTTGGGGACTTTCTGTGTGGAGGCCCCAACCCCATACATCCCCATACtggtgtgggttctctctgggtacacTGGCTtcatcccacagtccaaagacatgcatgttaggttaactggtgaatATAAAATTCTGTGACAGATGGGATAGACTCCAGTCATAAATTATATTTGTGGAATCACCAACAAACTGTGATCACTGAAAGTGCTGCTTGAAGGCCCAATGATCATGACCATTCAGTCTTggttttcttctttgtccaCTGGGTACAGAAATTTATCCTGACACTTTTTTATCATATTATGTAACACATATGATCTGCAGTCAAATTCTCATATTTGCATTATACCAAGAAACAGCTCAGTGTTACTGGCTTGTTGATAATCAACCCTAGTTTGTTTTCGAGGTCTTCAGCataggcctcagtcacacaacAGTTAAAATAGGATGGCAGCCACACTCGAGTGAGTGTGTTAAATGTTTTTCACTGTCTGGACCGATGAGTATGAGTACCTTAGTATCAATACTTCTACTTAAATGGAGAATCTCTGTACTTTTAACACCTCTGGTTTGTAATAAAGCAACTCTCTGGATAAATCTTGCACTCCACATGAGTGTCAGTCCTcaggaatacacacacacacacacagacacacacacggtgCCCCTGCAGTTTACAACAGTTCACCCTTATAACATAATCATATTGATTTTGGTTGCACAGCAGGCTCCAGGCACTGTTTTCTCTAGTGTGACAGTAGCTTtacacaacttttttttctgccaCTCTCCCAACTTTTACTGCCATCAAATTAAGTTCATATGGTCAAATAAGATCAAAGTATTTCTCTGTTTCAACATTTGAGTTGTGTCTGtactgtttttaattcaatatatttgtacatgtttaaattattttacaaatcactgcattttatttatcatACAAGCATCCATGCATTTAATTTCCTCACACAGGCAGGGACCATAGCCAACATCTCCAGCAGTATTGTAAATCTGGGGCTCATACTGCTGATGGGCCAGGTCTACACTGCATTAGCTGAGCAGCTCACTAAATGGGGTAAGAATCAATGCTACTCTCACACACCTCAAACCTCATGGGTGTTTATTGTTATCAGCTTTTCACTTGATTGCCACTAACTAAAAGCTCAGACTTCTCAAGAGCAGGTGAAGCTCTTCAGTTGGATCCTTATGGTTATTGTTTCTATCGAAGTAGGCTGCATCATGTGGCAGAATTATGGGACTCTTCTAAAGTACAGATAGAGAGAGCATAAAAAgtctacacacaaaaaaactatttaaaaaaacctaaaacaatGTGGTTGCATACGTCTGCACGCCTTCTTGTAATTAGGGATTAATCACATGCAAATTCATATTAAACATTAGTCTTCAGTTAAAGTGActcattaaaatcaaatgaagttCAGCTGTTTTTGTAGGATTTTCCTGATGTGTACCTTGTGGCATCTTACAACAAAATTTGTGATCTGCAAATAACTTACAAACGCATCAAACAGATCTCACTGTTGataatagatggaaaaaaaataccatTACTGCCAGAACTGAGGGAAAGATGAGAAGATAACTGGCCAGGGAGGGTTACAGCGACATTAAATGAGCTGCATGAATCTCTGGCAAGAGCTGGTTGTGTACTACATGTGACAACAAT contains:
- the ano11 gene encoding anoctamin-7; this translates as MLRKSSERLKGDREVLLDLDTRAEAQSTESYGSLQNGSFIPPRYFSAAAADGDMDGDDPIYMQSTTRSKQPVPQLGNYFRDGRTKIDFVLVWEIRSRRKRREKGTNMATSEEGEAVPTEESSRSERRKAQLAQWREKFVQNLESVGLVMEKEETANEKKTIHFLKISAPWDVLVCYAEELCLRAPLQAQQHLDLNTSARVLSKLCIPNVMTESVPNRPLDYYTCAFRKSKMSRFLGWEDQDTYFTNTQRHRVVYEILARTAYGKRKKAEVGVDRLLNEGAYTAAFPLHEGPFQLPKHEVKPDELNQRQVLYYYWARWCKWYKYQPLDHIREYFGEKIALYFAWLGFYTAWLLPAAVVGTLVFVSGVMSMGTNTPAEEICNSGASYTMCPLCKTCKAWNMSEICTLTKLGYLFDHPGTVFFSVFMSFWAVTFLEYWKRKMATLAHHWDCMDFHEEEERPRPEFAAMAPTMEQNPVTGVKEPYFPEKTRLSRMFTGSMVIIMMLCVVMIFLVTVVVCRGIISVVIFHSGSPVLRTEAGTIANISSSIVNLGLILLMGQVYTALAEQLTKWEMHRTQTQYDNAFIFKVFIFQFVNFYSSPFYVAFFKGRFVGYPTNYGTLFGMRNEDCGAGGCLIELAQQLFIIMVGKQLINNVQEFILPKVKAWRQKRTLAKVLGGKASHEPRRWEEDYKLVECEGLFEEYLEMVLQFGFITIFVAAFPLAPLFALLNNWVEIRLDAHKFVCEYRRPVAERAQNIGVWFNILEALSHLSVIANAFLIAFTSDFLPRLLYQYKFDNDLNGYVNFTLAYAPLNYTEYPMCRYKAFRDNNGNYTLFYWELLAVRLGFIIAFEHVVFFVLRAIDWIVPDVPESLELKMKRERYLAKQALAENQEALLVSRARAAAAATPGTSSPGSDTSLGNMS